A stretch of Chelmon rostratus isolate fCheRos1 chromosome 18, fCheRos1.pri, whole genome shotgun sequence DNA encodes these proteins:
- the meis2b gene encoding homeobox protein Meis2b isoform X2, whose amino-acid sequence MAQRYDELAHYGGAMDGVGVPTSMYGDPHAPRPLAQVHHLNHGPPPHPTQHYGAHAPHNIMPSSMGSAVNDALKRDKDQIYGHPLFPLLALVFEKCELATCTPREPGVAGGDVCSSDSFNEDITVFAKQIRAEKPLFSSNPELDNLMIQAIQVLRFHLLELEKVHELCDNFCHRYISCLKGKMPIDLVIEERDVCKSDFDDLSGSSTNLADHNPASWRDMDDAHSTPSVGTPGPSSGGHVSHSGDNTSELGDGLDNSLASPGTGDEDDQDKKRQKKRGIFPKVATNIMRAWLFQHLTHPYPSEEQKKQLAQDTGLTILQVNNWFINARRRIVQPMIDQSNRAVSQGTTYSPDGQPMGGFVLDGQQHMGLRPGGPMGGMGMNMGMDGQWHYM is encoded by the exons ATGGCGCAAAGG TACGATGAGCTGGCTCATTATGGAGGCGCAATGGACGGAGTCGGAGTCCCCACCTCCATGTACGGAGACCCGCACGCCCCCCGGCCTCTGGCCCAGGTTCACCACCTGAACCACGGGCCGCCCCCGCACCCGACGCAGCACTATGGAGCCCATGCGCCGCACAACATCATGCCCAGCAGCATGGGTAGCGCTGTCAACGACGCACTTAAGAGAGACAAGGACCAAATCTACGG CCACCCTTTATTCCCTCTGCTGGCTCTGGTGTTCGAAAAGTGTGAGCTGGCGACCTGCACGCCCAGGGAGCCCGGGGTTGCGGGTGGTGACGTCTGCTCCTCCGACTCATTCAATGAAGACATAACCGTGTTTGCAAAACAG ATACGCGCAGAGAAACCATTATTTTCCTCCAACCCGGAGCTGGATAACTTG aTGATTCAAGCGATTCAAGTCCTACGATTTCATCTCCTGGAATTAGAGAAG GTTCATGAGCTCTGTGATAACTTCTGCCACCGGTACATCAGCTGTCTGAAAGGAAAAATGCCCATCGACCTGGTCATAGAGGAGCGAGACGTCTGCAAGTCGGACTTCGACGACCTCTCGGGATCCTCCACCAACCTTGCAGATCAT AACCCAGCGTCCTGGAGAGACATGGATGACGCCCACTCCACACCCTCTGTGGGCACTCCGGGACCATCCAGTGGGGGACACGTCTCCCACAGTGGAGACAACACCAGTGAACTCG GAGACGGTCTCGACAATAGTCTGGCATCACCGGGTACAGGAGATGAGGATGATCAGGACaagaagaggcagaagaaaCGAGGCATCTTCCCCAAAGTGGCCACAAATATAATGAGAGCATGGCTCTTCCAGCACCTTACG CACCCATACCCTTCAGAGGAACAGAAAAAGCAGCTAGCACAAGACACAGGCCTCACCATCCTTCAAGTGAACAACTG GTTTATCAATGCAAGGAGGCGAATAGTCCAACCTATGATTGACCAGTCCAACAGAGCAG TAAGTCAAGGTACAACTTATAGTCCAGATGGCCAGCCAATGGGTGGTTTTGTTCTTGATGGGCAGCAGCACATGGGTCTCCGACCTGGAG GGCCGATGGGTGGCATGGGTATGAATATGGGCATGGACGGGCAGTGGCACTACATGTAA
- the meis2b gene encoding homeobox protein Meis2b isoform X3 produces MAQRYDELAHYGGAMDGVGVPTSMYGDPHAPRPLAQVHHLNHGPPPHPTQHYGAHAPHNIMPSSMGSAVNDALKRDKDQIYGHPLFPLLALVFEKCELATCTPREPGVAGGDVCSSDSFNEDITVFAKQIRAEKPLFSSNPELDNLMIQAIQVLRFHLLELEKVHELCDNFCHRYISCLKGKMPIDLVIEERDVCKSDFDDLSGSSTNLADHPSWRDMDDAHSTPSVGTPGPSSGGHVSHSGDNTSELGDGLDNSLASPGTGDEDDQDKKRQKKRGIFPKVATNIMRAWLFQHLTHPYPSEEQKKQLAQDTGLTILQVNNWFINARRRIVQPMIDQSNRAVSQGTTYSPDGQPMGGFVLDGQQHMGLRPGGPMGGMGMNMGMDGQWHYM; encoded by the exons ATGGCGCAAAGG TACGATGAGCTGGCTCATTATGGAGGCGCAATGGACGGAGTCGGAGTCCCCACCTCCATGTACGGAGACCCGCACGCCCCCCGGCCTCTGGCCCAGGTTCACCACCTGAACCACGGGCCGCCCCCGCACCCGACGCAGCACTATGGAGCCCATGCGCCGCACAACATCATGCCCAGCAGCATGGGTAGCGCTGTCAACGACGCACTTAAGAGAGACAAGGACCAAATCTACGG CCACCCTTTATTCCCTCTGCTGGCTCTGGTGTTCGAAAAGTGTGAGCTGGCGACCTGCACGCCCAGGGAGCCCGGGGTTGCGGGTGGTGACGTCTGCTCCTCCGACTCATTCAATGAAGACATAACCGTGTTTGCAAAACAG ATACGCGCAGAGAAACCATTATTTTCCTCCAACCCGGAGCTGGATAACTTG aTGATTCAAGCGATTCAAGTCCTACGATTTCATCTCCTGGAATTAGAGAAG GTTCATGAGCTCTGTGATAACTTCTGCCACCGGTACATCAGCTGTCTGAAAGGAAAAATGCCCATCGACCTGGTCATAGAGGAGCGAGACGTCTGCAAGTCGGACTTCGACGACCTCTCGGGATCCTCCACCAACCTTGCAGATCAT C CGTCCTGGAGAGACATGGATGACGCCCACTCCACACCCTCTGTGGGCACTCCGGGACCATCCAGTGGGGGACACGTCTCCCACAGTGGAGACAACACCAGTGAACTCG GAGACGGTCTCGACAATAGTCTGGCATCACCGGGTACAGGAGATGAGGATGATCAGGACaagaagaggcagaagaaaCGAGGCATCTTCCCCAAAGTGGCCACAAATATAATGAGAGCATGGCTCTTCCAGCACCTTACG CACCCATACCCTTCAGAGGAACAGAAAAAGCAGCTAGCACAAGACACAGGCCTCACCATCCTTCAAGTGAACAACTG GTTTATCAATGCAAGGAGGCGAATAGTCCAACCTATGATTGACCAGTCCAACAGAGCAG TAAGTCAAGGTACAACTTATAGTCCAGATGGCCAGCCAATGGGTGGTTTTGTTCTTGATGGGCAGCAGCACATGGGTCTCCGACCTGGAG GGCCGATGGGTGGCATGGGTATGAATATGGGCATGGACGGGCAGTGGCACTACATGTAA
- the meis2b gene encoding homeobox protein Meis2b isoform X4 encodes MAQRYDELAHYGGAMDGVGVPTSMYGDPHAPRPLAQVHHLNHGPPPHPTQHYGAHAPHNIMPSSMGSAVNDALKRDKDQIYGHPLFPLLALVFEKCELATCTPREPGVAGGDVCSSDSFNEDITVFAKQIRAEKPLFSSNPELDNLMIQAIQVLRFHLLELEKVHELCDNFCHRYISCLKGKMPIDLVIEERDVCKSDFDDLSGSSTNLNPASWRDMDDAHSTPSVGTPGPSSGGHVSHSGDNTSELGDGLDNSLASPGTGDEDDQDKKRQKKRGIFPKVATNIMRAWLFQHLTHPYPSEEQKKQLAQDTGLTILQVNNWFINARRRIVQPMIDQSNRAVSQGTTYSPDGQPMGGFVLDGQQHMGLRPGGPMGGMGMNMGMDGQWHYM; translated from the exons ATGGCGCAAAGG TACGATGAGCTGGCTCATTATGGAGGCGCAATGGACGGAGTCGGAGTCCCCACCTCCATGTACGGAGACCCGCACGCCCCCCGGCCTCTGGCCCAGGTTCACCACCTGAACCACGGGCCGCCCCCGCACCCGACGCAGCACTATGGAGCCCATGCGCCGCACAACATCATGCCCAGCAGCATGGGTAGCGCTGTCAACGACGCACTTAAGAGAGACAAGGACCAAATCTACGG CCACCCTTTATTCCCTCTGCTGGCTCTGGTGTTCGAAAAGTGTGAGCTGGCGACCTGCACGCCCAGGGAGCCCGGGGTTGCGGGTGGTGACGTCTGCTCCTCCGACTCATTCAATGAAGACATAACCGTGTTTGCAAAACAG ATACGCGCAGAGAAACCATTATTTTCCTCCAACCCGGAGCTGGATAACTTG aTGATTCAAGCGATTCAAGTCCTACGATTTCATCTCCTGGAATTAGAGAAG GTTCATGAGCTCTGTGATAACTTCTGCCACCGGTACATCAGCTGTCTGAAAGGAAAAATGCCCATCGACCTGGTCATAGAGGAGCGAGACGTCTGCAAGTCGGACTTCGACGACCTCTCGGGATCCTCCACCAACCTT AACCCAGCGTCCTGGAGAGACATGGATGACGCCCACTCCACACCCTCTGTGGGCACTCCGGGACCATCCAGTGGGGGACACGTCTCCCACAGTGGAGACAACACCAGTGAACTCG GAGACGGTCTCGACAATAGTCTGGCATCACCGGGTACAGGAGATGAGGATGATCAGGACaagaagaggcagaagaaaCGAGGCATCTTCCCCAAAGTGGCCACAAATATAATGAGAGCATGGCTCTTCCAGCACCTTACG CACCCATACCCTTCAGAGGAACAGAAAAAGCAGCTAGCACAAGACACAGGCCTCACCATCCTTCAAGTGAACAACTG GTTTATCAATGCAAGGAGGCGAATAGTCCAACCTATGATTGACCAGTCCAACAGAGCAG TAAGTCAAGGTACAACTTATAGTCCAGATGGCCAGCCAATGGGTGGTTTTGTTCTTGATGGGCAGCAGCACATGGGTCTCCGACCTGGAG GGCCGATGGGTGGCATGGGTATGAATATGGGCATGGACGGGCAGTGGCACTACATGTAA
- the meis2b gene encoding homeobox protein Meis2b isoform X1: MAQRYDELAHYGGAMDGVGVPTSMYGDPHAPRPLAQVHHLNHGPPPHPTQHYGAHAPHNIMPSSMGSAVNDALKRDKDQIYGHPLFPLLALVFEKCELATCTPREPGVAGGDVCSSDSFNEDITVFAKQIRAEKPLFSSNPELDNLMIQAIQVLRFHLLELEKVHELCDNFCHRYISCLKGKMPIDLVIEERDVCKSDFDDLSGSSTNLADHNPASWRDMDDAHSTPSVGTPGPSSGGHVSHSGDNTSELGDGLDNSLASPGTGDEDDQDKKRQKKRGIFPKVATNIMRAWLFQHLTHPYPSEEQKKQLAQDTGLTILQVNNWFINARRRIVQPMIDQSNRAGKAATCFSSPLAVSQGTTYSPDGQPMGGFVLDGQQHMGLRPGGPMGGMGMNMGMDGQWHYM, from the exons ATGGCGCAAAGG TACGATGAGCTGGCTCATTATGGAGGCGCAATGGACGGAGTCGGAGTCCCCACCTCCATGTACGGAGACCCGCACGCCCCCCGGCCTCTGGCCCAGGTTCACCACCTGAACCACGGGCCGCCCCCGCACCCGACGCAGCACTATGGAGCCCATGCGCCGCACAACATCATGCCCAGCAGCATGGGTAGCGCTGTCAACGACGCACTTAAGAGAGACAAGGACCAAATCTACGG CCACCCTTTATTCCCTCTGCTGGCTCTGGTGTTCGAAAAGTGTGAGCTGGCGACCTGCACGCCCAGGGAGCCCGGGGTTGCGGGTGGTGACGTCTGCTCCTCCGACTCATTCAATGAAGACATAACCGTGTTTGCAAAACAG ATACGCGCAGAGAAACCATTATTTTCCTCCAACCCGGAGCTGGATAACTTG aTGATTCAAGCGATTCAAGTCCTACGATTTCATCTCCTGGAATTAGAGAAG GTTCATGAGCTCTGTGATAACTTCTGCCACCGGTACATCAGCTGTCTGAAAGGAAAAATGCCCATCGACCTGGTCATAGAGGAGCGAGACGTCTGCAAGTCGGACTTCGACGACCTCTCGGGATCCTCCACCAACCTTGCAGATCAT AACCCAGCGTCCTGGAGAGACATGGATGACGCCCACTCCACACCCTCTGTGGGCACTCCGGGACCATCCAGTGGGGGACACGTCTCCCACAGTGGAGACAACACCAGTGAACTCG GAGACGGTCTCGACAATAGTCTGGCATCACCGGGTACAGGAGATGAGGATGATCAGGACaagaagaggcagaagaaaCGAGGCATCTTCCCCAAAGTGGCCACAAATATAATGAGAGCATGGCTCTTCCAGCACCTTACG CACCCATACCCTTCAGAGGAACAGAAAAAGCAGCTAGCACAAGACACAGGCCTCACCATCCTTCAAGTGAACAACTG GTTTATCAATGCAAGGAGGCGAATAGTCCAACCTATGATTGACCAGTCCAACAGAGCAGGTAAAGCTGCA ActtgtttctcttctcctctcgcAGTAAGTCAAGGTACAACTTATAGTCCAGATGGCCAGCCAATGGGTGGTTTTGTTCTTGATGGGCAGCAGCACATGGGTCTCCGACCTGGAG GGCCGATGGGTGGCATGGGTATGAATATGGGCATGGACGGGCAGTGGCACTACATGTAA